One genomic window of Bradyrhizobium sp. B124 includes the following:
- a CDS encoding MFS transporter, with amino-acid sequence MSVSTEAGTSRPAQTQATRTLTVTGLNHALHDGYTDLIYVLLPVWQAEFALSYGLLALLRGLYAGAMAGLQIPVGRIAERIDGKIILIAGTALSALGYVFAGLSGGVIGLGLALALSGAGSSTQHPIASSAVSRAYGAAARGPLGIYNFSGDLGKAAIPALTSILLVIMSWRHTLLVLALAGLLVAICIALWMPSVGKGAEHKMAAAARRDGAGGGFHWLLAIGILDTAVRMGFLTFLPFLLRDKGASLPTNGLALALVFIGGAAGKFTCGWLGERVGTLRTVLITEGGTAALIVAVLALPLAPAIVLLPLLGVMLNGTSSVLYGTVPELTPPHQTERAFALFYTGTIGSGAIAPVLYGLLGDALGPTLATTATALTALAICPLAVALARHLADDPTTA; translated from the coding sequence ATGAGCGTGTCCACGGAAGCCGGCACATCCCGTCCCGCCCAGACCCAGGCAACGCGCACACTCACGGTGACCGGGCTCAACCACGCCCTCCATGACGGCTACACCGACCTGATCTACGTGCTGCTGCCGGTCTGGCAGGCGGAGTTCGCGCTGAGCTACGGGCTGCTGGCGCTGCTGCGCGGGCTCTATGCCGGCGCCATGGCCGGGCTGCAGATTCCGGTCGGACGCATCGCGGAGCGGATCGACGGCAAGATCATCCTGATCGCGGGCACGGCGCTGTCGGCGCTCGGCTATGTGTTCGCCGGATTGTCCGGCGGCGTCATCGGACTTGGCCTGGCGCTCGCGCTCTCCGGCGCCGGTTCGAGCACGCAGCATCCGATCGCATCATCAGCGGTGTCGCGCGCCTATGGCGCGGCGGCGCGCGGCCCGCTCGGCATCTACAATTTCTCCGGCGATCTCGGCAAGGCGGCTATCCCGGCCCTGACCTCGATCCTGCTCGTGATCATGTCGTGGCGGCACACGCTGCTCGTGCTCGCGCTTGCAGGCCTGCTCGTCGCGATCTGCATCGCGCTCTGGATGCCGTCGGTCGGCAAGGGTGCCGAGCACAAGATGGCCGCCGCGGCGCGCCGTGACGGTGCCGGCGGCGGCTTCCACTGGCTGCTTGCGATCGGAATCCTCGACACCGCGGTCAGGATGGGCTTTCTCACCTTCCTGCCGTTCCTGCTGCGCGACAAGGGCGCCTCGCTGCCGACCAATGGCCTCGCGCTGGCGCTGGTCTTCATCGGCGGCGCCGCCGGGAAATTCACCTGCGGCTGGCTCGGCGAACGGGTCGGCACGCTGCGCACCGTGCTGATCACCGAAGGCGGCACGGCGGCGCTGATCGTGGCGGTGCTCGCATTGCCGCTGGCGCCGGCCATCGTGCTGCTGCCGCTGCTCGGCGTGATGCTCAACGGCACCTCCTCGGTGCTCTATGGCACGGTGCCCGAACTCACGCCGCCACATCAGACCGAGCGCGCCTTCGCGCTGTTCTACACGGGGACGATCGGATCGGGCGCGATCGCGCCGGTGCTCTATGGCCTGCTCGGCGACGCGCTCGGTCCGACGCTCGCCACCACGGCGACCGCGCTCACGGCGCTGGCGATCTGCCCGCTCGCAGTGGCGCTTGCGCGGCATCTTGCGGACGATCCAACGACGGCATGA
- a CDS encoding zinc-binding alcohol dehydrogenase family protein, with product MTSTHKAWRLHAHNDLRFEDVATPGPAPDGVVVRVEASMVLSYTNKLLSGALPYSLPPMPFVPGTNAIAHVVATGENVTHVRSGDRVFLSPHLRGDVPDRDPPQILIGLTATVTTPEALALQARWRDGVFAEIAHWPAACVTPLANLDDKPATELIGLAKLIVPFGGLQRTGLRGGQTIIVNGATGYFGSGGVMLAVAMGAGRVVAVGRKEAALEQLRDAFGPRVIPAVVTGDAAADLSIIRRAAGGSADVALDLLGAAKSTSTTLSCLRALRRGGRMVLMGSAEVPLELSFREMLANDWEVVGQFMYDRTAPGQLAGLAAEGLLDLRKINVATFKLADFSRAVDAAAMMQSLDLTAVVP from the coding sequence ATGACAAGCACGCACAAGGCCTGGCGGCTGCACGCCCACAATGATCTCCGCTTCGAGGATGTCGCAACGCCCGGGCCCGCGCCCGATGGCGTCGTGGTCCGGGTCGAAGCCAGCATGGTGCTGTCCTATACCAACAAGCTGCTCTCCGGCGCGCTGCCATACAGCTTGCCGCCGATGCCGTTCGTGCCGGGCACCAACGCGATCGCGCACGTCGTCGCCACGGGCGAGAACGTCACGCATGTCCGAAGTGGCGACCGCGTGTTCCTCAGCCCGCATCTGCGCGGCGACGTGCCGGATCGCGATCCGCCGCAGATCCTGATCGGCCTCACCGCCACCGTGACGACGCCGGAGGCGCTCGCGCTGCAGGCACGCTGGCGCGACGGCGTGTTCGCGGAGATCGCGCATTGGCCGGCCGCCTGTGTCACGCCCCTTGCCAATCTCGACGACAAGCCGGCGACCGAGCTGATCGGGCTGGCCAAACTGATCGTGCCGTTCGGCGGATTGCAGCGCACCGGCCTGCGCGGCGGGCAGACCATCATCGTCAACGGCGCGACCGGCTATTTCGGCTCGGGCGGCGTGATGCTCGCGGTCGCAATGGGCGCGGGCCGCGTCGTTGCGGTCGGACGCAAAGAGGCCGCGCTCGAGCAGTTGCGCGATGCATTCGGCCCGCGCGTCATTCCCGCCGTCGTCACCGGCGATGCCGCCGCCGATCTTTCGATCATCCGCCGCGCCGCCGGCGGCAGCGCCGATGTCGCGCTCGACCTGCTCGGCGCCGCCAAGAGCACCTCGACGACGCTGTCCTGCCTGCGCGCGCTCCGGCGTGGCGGCCGGATGGTGCTGATGGGCAGCGCCGAGGTGCCGCTCGAGCTGTCGTTCCGCGAGATGCTGGCCAACGACTGGGAGGTGGTCGGGCAGTTCATGTACGATAGGACCGCGCCGGGCCAACTGGCCGGCCTTGCCGCCGAAGGCCTGCTGGATCTGCGCAAGATCAATGTCGCGACCTTCAAGCTTGCCGACTTCAGTCGTGCCGTGGATGCGGCCGCGATGATGCAGAGCCTCGACCTCACGGCCGTGGTGCCGTAA
- the trmD gene encoding tRNA (guanosine(37)-N1)-methyltransferase TrmD: MTTPQEPPWRATVLTLFPDMFPGPLGVSLAGKALAMGLWALEARDIRASATDKHRSVDDTPAGGGPGMVLRADVLAAAIDAAGVAADRPRLLMSPRGRPLTQTHVAELAAGPGPLIVCGRFEGIDQRVIEARRLEEVSIGDYVLSGGEIAAMALIDACVRLLPGVMGKLASGTEESFSEGLLEYPQYTRPQEFEGRQIPEILISGDHAKVAAWRLAQSEALTAARRPDLWARKASQKAARRGTKNTTDG, translated from the coding sequence ATGACGACACCGCAAGAGCCCCCCTGGCGCGCCACCGTGCTGACCCTGTTCCCGGACATGTTTCCGGGACCGCTCGGCGTGAGCCTGGCCGGCAAGGCGCTGGCCATGGGTCTCTGGGCGCTGGAGGCGCGCGACATCAGGGCGTCGGCGACCGACAAGCACCGCAGTGTTGACGACACGCCGGCCGGCGGCGGCCCGGGCATGGTGCTGCGGGCCGATGTGCTGGCGGCGGCGATCGATGCGGCGGGCGTCGCGGCTGACCGCCCGCGCCTCTTGATGAGCCCGCGGGGTCGGCCATTGACCCAGACCCACGTCGCGGAGCTCGCGGCCGGGCCCGGCCCCCTGATCGTCTGCGGCCGCTTCGAGGGCATCGACCAGCGGGTCATCGAGGCGCGCCGGCTCGAGGAGGTCTCGATCGGCGATTATGTGCTGTCCGGCGGCGAAATCGCCGCAATGGCGCTGATCGACGCCTGCGTTCGCCTGTTGCCGGGGGTGATGGGCAAGCTGGCCTCCGGAACCGAGGAGAGCTTCTCCGAAGGACTACTTGAATACCCCCAATATACCCGTCCGCAGGAGTTCGAGGGCCGCCAAATCCCGGAAATCCTGATTTCCGGCGATCACGCCAAGGTCGCGGCCTGGCGGCTGGCCCAGTCCGAGGCCCTGACGGCGGCCCGGCGGCCCGATCTCTGGGCCCGGAAGGCCAGCCAAAAAGCGGCCCGGCGAGGGACAAAAAACACGACAGACGGGTGA
- the rplS gene encoding 50S ribosomal protein L19, giving the protein MNLIQQLEKEQFDKLAATKTIPEFGPGDTVIVNVKVVEGERTRVQAYEGVCIGRSGHGLNESFTVRKISYGEGVERVFPVMSPMIDSIKVVRRGKVRRAKLYYLRSLRGKSARIVEKQDRQTAVGE; this is encoded by the coding sequence ATGAACCTGATTCAGCAGCTCGAAAAAGAGCAGTTCGACAAGCTCGCCGCCACCAAGACCATTCCGGAATTCGGACCCGGCGATACCGTCATCGTCAACGTGAAGGTGGTCGAAGGCGAACGCACCCGCGTGCAGGCCTATGAAGGCGTCTGCATCGGCCGTTCCGGCCATGGCCTCAACGAGAGCTTCACCGTGCGCAAGATCTCCTACGGCGAAGGCGTCGAGCGCGTCTTCCCGGTGATGTCGCCGATGATCGACTCGATCAAGGTCGTGCGTCGCGGCAAGGTGCGTCGCGCCAAGCTCTATTACCTGCGCAGCCTGCGCGGCAAGTCGGCCCGCATCGTCGAGAAGCAGGACCGCCAGACCGCCGTCGGCGAGTAA